The following DNA comes from Eubalaena glacialis isolate mEubGla1 chromosome 1, mEubGla1.1.hap2.+ XY, whole genome shotgun sequence.
CAAGTCAACTGGAAGTCATTAAGGGTTTCAGGGACAAAATGgactaaataaatcttaaaaaaaatcatgtactaccaaatgtaaaaggaaCACCACACATAAGATGAGTTGAGCTGCAAACTTAGATTTGAGAATTTGTCTAAATCCAATGTCATGCTCACACTTTAAAGACAGAATCTCTGAGTTCAGAATTGTCAATAGCTTCAACATAGTTATGGTTGTTTGCTCTGGTCCCTAAAAGGAGGAAAATTATAATTATACCACAATGGCTTACTCAATCCTACACCTAAAATACAAGGGCCCAATTAATCAGTCACCTCACACTTATTTTAAAGTTCCTGTCAATATAAATATAGGGTAACTCTACCCACTACTCTGTTTTCTGtggtatttaaaaagaaacagaattagaACTCTAAAAAGTGTAAAAGGTAATGTTTTAGGAGCTTCTAAGAATACTATGTCTACAAAAATACTACCTCTTTTCTGCCTCAAAACCAGTGAGATTAtgcaatgaaatttaaaaaatcattccttATGATCACTGAGAAAATCTGCTTAGAGTCCCTTGAGTTCAGGCGGCATGTCACTCAGATAGTATATCCAGTGTGCAAAAATCCTAAGGAACATATTTGCCATGAGAAATCATCAGTATTAATACTTACACAACCTCCAGCAAGGACTTCTGCTAAAAGTGGAATGGAGCCGTCTCTCCTGGTAAATTTGTCCCGGACAAAATCATTGACCTAATTAGAAAGACAACATCAGTTAACCAGAATTCCCAATCATTACCTTTAGTGGTACATTACTGGTTTTCCCAAATCAGCAAAATATTTGtctcatataaaatttaaaattagcaaatgactacaaataagtttaaaattttacaagTGCCTTAATAGTGTGCTAGTCTTACAAGCAtcagttttcatttttggctTAATGATAATCtaaacaaatgacaaaaattCAATGAGAAAGAAACTTACAGTCAGTTTAATGGCCTTTTCTGGAGCAACCCCTATAAGTTGTGGTATCAGACCTAGGTAAACAGAGAGAATTGTTAGCGGTATAGATGTACTAGACGTGAATACACAAGCCCAACAAGGTGGTTTTCCCCATATTATTTACCCATCAAACATTTTAGGGTTTTATTAAAATGGGAAAAGTGGCTTATCCTAAAAactatgcatatgtatataataattattcatgTCAAAACAATGTTATACTTCTTGAGGCTATAAATCCTTTTCTTAAGCATGCCTCTTTTAAAGCCTGGTTATTTAACACCTCCCAAAAAGTATGAGGAAGGAATGGAACCCATGGATCTTGTCTACTCCCAGAACACTGCCAATAGCAATGAAACCAGATTCCCTCCCTTTACAACCAACAACGTACTAACATACATAGACGCTTTAGAGAAGCCAATGCTGTATGCTTGGAAAAGCTCTGCAAAGTTTCTGTTAAGTAGACCCAGATTTTGCCACAAATGATGCTACCTGCGTAATAGCATACAGTGGCTTGGCTATTACAGAAAACCAACTCCCATCATTTTCTCTTTACAGAAACCCAGAATTCagtatttaaaattctttcatttatttaaaagaaagccAAAACTGCAAAGAAAAATGCAGTTTTAAGTAACATTTAATGGGTATCTTCTACAAGCAAAAACAGCCCATTGTTAGCCTATTTGCTAATATATGTCAAACTTAAGACATTTCAAAAGAATtctcctaaaacaaaggaaatcattATTCTTAGAAAGTTAAATTTTCCAGGCTggctgcaaaagaaaaaatatataaacaactcaacaTCTGTAGCTATTCATAGGGCTCAACTTTCTAAAGCACACAGATTATCCAAAtcgttaaaatacattttttgcaTACATCTTTTAAAGATGCTAACAATAAACATACTATATCCTTTAAATCACCCAGCCAAGGGGAAGTTATGTATGTGTTTGCATGCTCGCTGCTGATCTTAAGCCTACTTTGAGGATACTGCTGAGTGATTTTCTACAAGTTGAGAGCCAGCAAGTAATCGTACATACAGCCTACTGTCAGTCAAACTGAATTATCAGTGACAAACACAAATCTGCACACACCTTTAATGGGTAGCAAActgatttaaaagaataaatcagCAGATGGCAGTCTTAACTTTCTAACTCTCATGATTATCAGGCCCTATTACTTTTAATCTGACTCCCATACAACCGTGTCAgcatgtgtgtttgttttactACTTGCCTCAATAAGGCTCACAGAATTTTAATAAAGTGCTGATTTATGTCATTTTATCATTGTTGCCTATAAAGAAATTTAGGCTAATCTGTCAACAATTTTGTCAATCATCTGACAAAATAATGGACCACTTCTAAGCAATATATGACAATCTCAACAATCACAGTGTTCAGATACAGGACTCCTACAATCTCTCACTTAAAGGACTGATTTTACCAGCTCACATTCTGAATCAAGCTAATGATCCCTCcacaccctccacccccaacttGCTATATTGGACCCATTTAATTAACATGACATCTCTCCCAAATGAAATCTTCTGTAAGCATCCATCCATTGAGAAGGCTAAACTGTGCGGTGTATATCTAGGTTCCTTCTCTTTTAAAGTTCCTTCCAAGGAGGAAGAAAGATTCTTACTCAACAAAGAAAGATTGGAGATGTCAAAGAAGAAACCCACCGTAGCGCCACTTAACCCTCAGATTCCCTATTAAATAAAATCTAGATATGCAGTGTTTAATATAAGTCTAAAACAAGCACTCACATGCACAGATCTGCATTCTAACAATGCACACCTCTTCCCATGGAGTAAATGTCGTACAGCTAGAATTTAGACGGGCTAGAGTTCTGCATATCTGAATAAAATTCATCACATTCTTTCTCAGAAGCAGGGTATTGAGCCTAGTTTGATTCCAGAACAACTCTCTTCTCTTGTTCTATACACAATGCCAAAAATGAACATCCTCATGACCCTCTCCTTCAAGTATAAGTATATTAGAACTACATTTTCACTTGAGTATCTGCACATAATGCGAATCAGAAGTGTTTTTCCTCCTGGCCACGAGCATAAAGCTTTGCTCAGGCCCAGTTTTTCTTTCCGAGGAAGAGGTTCTAAGCCAAACAGTTCAGCAGAGCTCAGAATGAGCTCAGGATTAATGGGACTGTGTGTGCAAACAAACAAGTACAGTAAGTTACATAAATGCCCTGGAATTGAGCATGTAGAGAGTTTTTCAAAGAATTCCAAGTGGCGCCCAAAGggattaaaaaattaatctcCCTCCCAAAGGAAACCCTAAATTCTAATGTGAAAACATGTACATGAAAGTCTCCCTCTCCTAAGAGAACAAGTTCCTACAAAGccgatgggggtggggagaattcTGCATGGGGCTTGCTGCCTCTGATGCCGACAGCAGTGTGCTCAGCTTAGGGTTGGTGGTAACATTCCCTGCAAAACAAaatctctctgcttccactcaGTGCCTCTGAACTACAGGGAGAAAAGGAGCAAGAATGAGACTTGGAGcaaaaaggttttcttttctttctttctttttttttttttttttttaccttcagaTGACTCACTGGAAAAGGCTTACGAATGGTCTCCTTGGAAGAGACAAAAACATGCAATATTTCTTTCAGTTGAAACAGAGTGTAAACTCACCTTCAAGTGGCAGCCTGGTTTCTATTTCACAAAGGAGAGACACATTTCTCCTCTCTAATTCTTTGAGAAAAGAAGCTCTCTATTTCTTAGCTGTCATCCTCGTACTCCACCTGCAGACATGTGCCTTAGTTTGTAAGAGCATGGTGACCACCATAGACCCATGCTGGGGAAAACGCAGGCTTTAGACtgcaggaataaaaaataaagaccttGTCTGCAGACTAATATTGCTAGCTACCAGCAAGAATGTAAAAAGGGAAATGagcaaggaggaaataaaaagagagaaacagcCCTAGTCTGACTGAAAAGGCTGCGCCCTGATTTTCACAATCAGTGAGTCTGAAACCTGCTGCTGGTGAGATAAACTCACTAACTTCAGCAGCTGAGATCTGCTTGCTCACCCCGGTAGAGTCCAAAGAAGCCCTCGTAACGCAAGACTTTCTTAAAACAGTCAAAGCTGTTTTTGTACATCAGCTCCCCGACAACAGAGCCGGTGCCACGCTGATTCTGCATGCGGGTCTTCACCAGGTCTATAGGGTACACCGCGGTGGCTCCCACAGCTACAAACGAAACAATTGTTAGGCTTAAAAGAGAGCACAATTAAACGGAGAATCTGTAAGGACAACAAATCTCAAATCAAAGGACTAGAAAACAGAACACGGTATATATCCTCACAAAAGAGATTTTACGTAATTTTCCCTTCTTCCATACACAGCTGAAGGATCACAGGCTAGCAACCACTGGGATCCATAAATACAGCTGCTTCGGAGAGCAACTGCAATGGATTTTCAAGTCATCACCAACATTAGATAATCAACACTCAATTTCCTTTAACAACATTAAActcatatataacatatttctttatattttccattaaatGCCTACATATTATACCAGTTACCTCTTAAAATAACTATATATCTACACATAGGtggctgcaattttaaaatttagtttactACAGCATTTTGGTAAATTAACCTTAGTTACAACTATAATATTGGAACCAAATCTCAATGACCCTACCCCTACTTACAGCATtcggtttataaaaaaaaaagcccaggctTTAGAATTTCTCAGGGACTGAAAAATTTATAACATGAATTAGAGTATTATATTTTTCAACTGTTGAAAACCAAAACATGCTTTGCAACTTCTAaaactgagactgaaaagaaaaaataagttccaACAGTTTaggcttcttttgaaaaatcgTAAGTATTTTAATCACACTACTAGGTTCTTCTCAATAAAGCAACTTCagattttatacattttctatgGAGAGATTTAAGCAAAAAAAGCCTCTCAAATTTTGCCCAGAAGCAGGGAAGAGAGGTTCATTTTAACAAATAACCTTCAAGTCTAGATATTCTTCAGCCAGTAAAAGATGAGGTAGGGGGGGAAACAAGCAGAAAAGCAAAAGCGAATCACTTTGAGAGGTTGTTTTATTTCATAAGGTTCTGGGATTTGTACCCCAAATCTTGATCTCTTACCTGCCCTCACTCCTAACACCAGAAACACAGTCTTATTCTCCTTTTCTTCGTACTGGCTTTAACCAGTATAATTAAGGGGAGTGCAGCACGCATCCAAGACTTTCACATGATTACAGAGGTTTTGTCTTGAAGACAGACTGGAGCCAGAGGGGCCATGGCCGTGCTATGACAAGTCCTCTGATTGtaggtaaaaataaagaatacttcAGAAAGCCCTGCAGTCGTGACCCTTGGGAACAATGAACTGAACCTTTGCTGATCTGTCCCGGTCTAGTGAGATAATATTACATGAACGCAAGCTTGAAACAGCACATAGACATGTCACTCACCTCCAGCAACTGAGCCCAGAGTGAATCTGTAAGCAGACTCGGCAATCTGGAGCCAGATAGGCCTGCCTAAACTGTGAGATTGCTGTGGGGAAGaagaaaacatgtaaaaaattttggaaaagcaTACGGCGAATGAAAAAAGCTATAATTTGGCTGTGTTAAGATTTTGAAATAGATACTTCTATTATTAGCATTTAAAAACCATATCTGGCCAAATAGACACAGTAGCTTTTTCCCCCCATTTGCACGAGCCTATTAATGCCTCATTTATCTGCTACTACTGGGGAATACACTATCATTCTACAGAAGTGAATCTTTCAGGtaagtaaatatttcaggtttaAAATCATTTCCCCCTTCTTTACTTTAaccaacttaaaattttaaaatctttctaaaatgtataaaaactaTCACGATTCCTAAATCAGATAATATTGATCATAATTTTCCACCTCTAATGACTGAAGGTCAACATATTCATATGTCCATCAATTTCTGCATCGAGATCTAACACAGCTGTTTGTGCTATCTTCCCACGCTTGACAACTATTACTTCTTTTACCAACAGCCTCCTAGTTTGATTTTGCCGCTTCTCATCTATCAGGACTGGAGAAACCACATAACTAGAATTGTTAGGATTATATGTAAAGCAAGGTCAAGGACTTCTCTTTTGGGCTAAAGTGAAAAACTTTAATAGCTGCTATTTCAAGGGTTCAGAGCCTTTGCCCCTTTATTTGTGGCTTTGAAGCTCAACCACTGAGGTTATCAATAGATAAGTATAGTATTTCTCACCTATGCTACCGAGCATTTGCTCTCCTAGACCTATGTATTCCTCAACTCTGCCTACGCAAAGAAAACACCTGAGGGACCTTAAAATATATATCCCTGAGGCCTGgggtttataaatttttaaaaggcttcaAATCATTCTGCTGTGTAGttaggttgagaaccactgtcctagcCACATTTGTAGTTCTAACATAAAATCTATgttgaaaataaagcaaatgggAAAAACCTATTGTGGTTCAGAATGTTATTTCATTGGTATCCCACAGCATAAAGGACTTGAAATAATTTGTCTATAGTAGTGTGTCAGTCttgttctttaatattttcattatgaaaataaCAGTTATGTGTATAAACAGTctgaaatgaaggaataaaatactgCTTTATCataagaaaacttgaaaaatagcAACTTGAATGAGCTTTCAAAACACagcataataaaaatgtttagataCTCTCACTAGAATAATTTAGAATAATTTAATGGAGAGGGACTCCATGCCTAAaatctaaaggaaagaaaaaagtaagctaGTCTACTCTCATTTGCTTTCATTTGTACAATCTCTTCAAAGTTCAATTAAGGAAGCTAAATATGGCAAAACCAGATATTTATAAACAATTTGGGAAGCAGCCTATAGAAAGGTTTTATCTgtcttcctgttttgtaaattttgCACCACAGTAAGCATCATTTCTGTTTGAACAAAAGCATCTGATATCTAAATATTTAACGTTTGATTGTGATCTCTGTAGGCAGAGATCTTTAAAAGCTCATTAGGCttgtcatagtgttgtggttcAATATATTCTATAGTGAAGGAAAATAAGTAATGTTTGATGAAAAGTCAATAAGAAACCCTTGGAAAATCTGGCAATTAGTCAAACACCATTACTTCAAACAAAATcactacatattttataaatgtcaacTGTCCCAATATACCAACTTTATTATAATGAAATTAGGTGAAAGCATACATCTATTACATCCAAAACTGAATTTAATACATGGAAGAAACCATCATAAAAAAGGCGAAAAACTGTACAAAGACATAATCATGATTTTGTAGGGAATACATTTTTTCCTAGCAAGTTAGCCCAAGCAACTGCATGGCCATCCATTATGTTTGATTTACATGCTGTAACAAAAGTAAGCAATTAACaatttaatattgatattttatttgaaatctaATAAAGGAAAGAGTAGAATATTTTAACAAAACCTTGAGTATAAGCCTAATTTTGACTCATTCACAAAACAGCAAACAATATGCCatccaaaaagatattttctgttccatttattaCTATGATAATAATACTAACTTTAGACTGTTTAGAGATTTGTTGTTCCCCAAAAGGTGAAAGTACTTTACCAAGCACTCAGGACTGTTGCCCTAATGCAGCCCTCAGGGGTCCAGTGTTTTTCAACCTTCTGTAAATAAATTCCCTTGTGAGACCATAGAAGGATGCTTACTCTCAGCAATTTCTACCCACAGTGAGACCACACTGTACTATTTTGCCAGTCAGTCCACTCTACATACAAAGGTAAGATGGCCACACTATGGACAGGACAGGCGACTTGCCAAAGGTCTCACTGTGAAATAGGGAATAAGCAGAGCAACGGCCCTTGTCACTCCACTGCATTCTCCATTATAATTGAACACTCCTGCCAGGCAAAGACTGTAAGCACTTAACTCcaatatatgatttcatttataaattatatgcatGTTTTACTGTActaattatatacataaaaatctaatatatattattaaattacatataatacacatctaaacatacaaaaatagaaattataaaagaatgatgaaataaaatgattttttaaaattttattttgcatttattaatGCAAAACCCTTCTCAGtatcactttaaaatattatattaacagAATATGCTTCAGTTAGTTTTTCAAATATTGATTGAACACAATGAGGGTAATGAGTTAATTCTGATTCTCTGTTTCAAAAACAATCCAGTTGAAAACAAACGCATTCTGTATCTCTGAGGTAAAGTTGATGTTCAAcatcacatattttaaagaaattcaagtTATGGCATTTTGGCTtagattttaaaatcttttataacCAATGTGGCTGTTATACTACCTATATAGCATATATGTTTTTAACTTCTAAAAATGCACGCATAAAGCTTTTTTCCAAAATCGAAGTTTCTCAGTCACAAAACTGGGTGAAAATAAATCCATTCTCATAGATTATGAATTACTTTCAACCATGACTCCTTTCAAAAgaatatgttaaatttaaaaCTCACTGACTAAAAAGAGCTATGGTCCCAAATATGAATCAAGtactggggaggggcaagataagggtatgggccatatgatatcactgatatgtggaatctaaaatacgacacagggccttccctggtggtccagtggttaagactccatgcttccactgcagggggcacaggtttgatccctggtcaggaaaatAAGATTCTGCACACCGTGCggcacagcaaaacaaaacaaaacaaaaaacaaacaaaaaacacccgacacaaatgaacattatctacaaaacaaaaacagacttacagatatagagaacagacttgtggttgccaagggggccagggggtggggaggggggacaattgggagtttaggattagtggatgtaaactattatatatcaGATGGATAGAGTGTGTGGGATAGTGTGGTCTTTGTGAGCTTCCACCATGGCGTACCGGGGCCAGGGCCAGAAGGTGCAAAAGGTGATGGTGCAGCCCATCAATCTCATCTTCAGATACTTGCAAAATATATCTCGGATTCAGGTGTGGCTTTATGAGCAAGTGAATATGCGGATACAGGGCTGTATCACTGGTTTTGATGAGTATATGAACCTCGTATTAGATGATGCAGAAGAGATTCATTCtaaaacaaagtcaagaaaaCAACTGGGTCTGATCATGCTAAAAGGAGATAACATTATTCTGCTCCAAAGTGTCTCCAACTAGAAATGATCAATGAAGTGAGAAATTGTTGAGACGGCAATGCAGTTTGTTTAGGTGTCCTTTGTTAGAAGTGTAATTCTAAAGCATTTATTCATATTGTTTTGCTCACCTTTATGTTATTACCAGATGACAATAAATACTGTgggattgtttttatttaaaaaaaaaagaggataaacaacaagttcctactgtatagcacaaggaactatattcaatatcctgtgataaaccataatggaaaagaatatgaaaaagaatatatatatgtgtaacagtcactttgcggtacagcagaaattaaacacaatgttgtaaatcaactacacatcaatgaaattttttaaaaaactaaaaacaaagggAGGGTAAGTGATTAAGAGACACacgctactatgtataaaataaataagcaacaaggatatattgtacagcacagggaaatacagtcattattttataataacattaaatggagtataatctataaaaatactgaatcactgttatacacctgaaattaatgtaatattgtaaaaatCACCTATACCTCAAAGAAAGAATCAAGTAACCACTAATTCCCTTATTCATATAAAAGCTTTCTCCTGTGTTCaagcacatatatattctttatatgctCTTCCTTTAAAGAATGTTTGTAAGCCCTACAAAATCCGATGAAAACTGTAGGATTATACTGTCTTTAATTCTTAGCTAAAAACATCTCTAACTATAAATACCCAAATGCCTTTTGAAAATGTCACCTCTGCCCTTATTAAACTGCATTCTATCTCTTAAAAAACATACAATATACGGTTactaaggggtttttttttaggcTTAGCTATCACTATAACTTATGGTTCACTTATATTCAGGTatgtaaattaatataattaatgctATGGATTTCATTTCATGAATATTCATAAGTAGAATGCTACTGTAGCTGTCATCTCTATTAATGACTGTGTACTGAATTTTTTAGCATTTAGGCTGAAAGAAAATCTCAGCACTAAGAAGATCACCTACCGTGAGCAAATGGGCCAAAGCAAAAGGCCCTCTTTTCCTTAAGGTTATGATTATGATCATGAAGGTGATATTTAACAAGATTAATTAAGTGTTTTTCAAAGCAAAATAAGAGTTGAAAATCTTAAATGATTTTACACCTGCTCCCTAAGCGTATGTGTATGATAGGAAATGAGGAAATGGCTCGAGAGCTCATTGAGAGAGGAGAAAGTTCTTTTACTTTGTTGTTAAAAGTACCTTATCCTATAAATGAGAATTAGATAAGGCAAGATCATGTCAGTTAACAAGTCAAGCACCCTGCCCAAACCAAGCCGCTTCATGGAGTATGCCAACCCAACGAAGAGAACTGCCTCTTCCAAATGGCACACTATTGAcagacagaagaaaaggaaggaaaagctgAAGTCTTTTATACTGAGCATGGGTTGTAGCGGGAGAGGGGAAGGCTAGACTTTACACCAACTAAAAGGTATGACTGTAACAGCAAAATAAGCTTAGGGAAAATCAAATTCTTTCGTCTGCAAATCACATCTATGAATTTAATACGCCTGAATTTGAATTCCATACTCTTGGCCTCATAAAACAAGATTAAAACCCAAAGCTGTGACgatatatacttttttctcaGTGAGAGGTGAGGTTAAATTGTGTTAGAGACTGTAATAAGTCTTTAATTCTAATACTTTAAATGAGGTAAATggctaataaatacataaataaaattagtatAGAAACCCAATCTCCTCCTTTTTGAGAACAGACTTCCATTTATGGTAAAACTATTGCAGATGACAGAGGTtaaaagttctaaaaaaaaaaaaaaaaaaagaattagtaagTGGATTGTAACGCTTTCTCGTTACTCATGAAACCAAAGTTCTCAAGAAGGTCCATTGGAATGCAAAACACACAAAGAGACAAACTCCTATTGTCTAAGAAATGCTATATAGAAAACGGAGAGAAAAATCATTCTAATAATGTTCTGATAGAACACAAGCCAGCTTATATTCCAAAAGTTCTTTGTGTGAGTGGTCTGTAGCTTGAATATAATttcccaaagaaacaaaactttaaaaaaaaagtatttatatgCCCAAGCAGGTCCATCATAGATAATTTACCCCATATAGTTGAAAAAGCAATTACATGGtatacagtaaagaaaaaaaaaagaagttgcctACCCATTCTCACATTGGGCTAGATAGAATTGGTCTTTAACCTCCAAACACTTCATGCTTCAAAAATGTCACATCCTCTTGTCTCTGCAACCCACCTCCTTTTAT
Coding sequences within:
- the LOC133098784 gene encoding small nuclear ribonucleoprotein E-like, with product MAYRGQGQKVQKVMVQPINLIFRYLQNISRIQVWLYEQVNMRIQGCITGFDEYMNLVLDDAEEIHSKTKSRKQLGLIMLKGDNIILLQSVSN